A region from the uncultured Bacteroides sp. genome encodes:
- the argH gene encoding argininosuccinate lyase, with amino-acid sequence MVQKLWEKSVQVNQEIERFTIGRDREMDLYLAKYDVMGSMAHITMLESIGLLSKEELETLLVELKRIYAIAEQGDFVIEEGVEDVHSQVELLLTRNLGDVGKKIHSGRSRNDQVLLDLKLFTRAQIKEIAEMVEQLFYVLISQSEKYKEVLMPGYTHLQIAMPSSFGLWFGAYAESLVDDMMFLQAAFRMCNRNPLGSAAGYGSSFPLDRKMTTRLLGFDSLNYNVVYAQMGRGKMERNVAFSLASIAGTVSKLAFDACLFNSQNFAFVKLPDECTTGSSIMPHKKNPDVFELTRAKCNKLQSLPQQIMMIANNLPSGYFRDLQIIKEVFLPAFQELKDCLQMTTYIMNEIHVNEHILDDDRYLLIFSVEEVNRLAREGMPFRDAYKKVGLDIEAGKFSHNKQVHHTHEGSIGNLCNNEISELMQQVVAGFNFHTMADAERSLLGR; translated from the coding sequence ATGGTACAGAAACTTTGGGAAAAATCCGTTCAGGTAAACCAAGAGATCGAACGGTTTACCATAGGACGTGATCGTGAAATGGATCTTTATCTTGCCAAATACGATGTGATGGGATCTATGGCGCATATTACTATGCTTGAAAGCATAGGCCTGCTATCGAAAGAAGAGTTGGAAACGTTGCTTGTCGAGTTGAAAAGGATATATGCTATCGCCGAGCAAGGTGATTTTGTTATTGAGGAGGGTGTAGAAGATGTTCATTCGCAAGTAGAACTTTTGCTGACACGGAACCTGGGTGACGTAGGAAAGAAGATTCATAGCGGACGTTCTCGTAATGATCAGGTATTGCTTGACTTAAAACTTTTCACTCGTGCGCAAATAAAAGAGATTGCCGAAATGGTGGAACAACTCTTTTACGTACTTATTTCTCAGAGTGAGAAATACAAGGAAGTCTTGATGCCCGGTTATACTCATCTGCAAATAGCCATGCCTTCTTCTTTCGGTTTATGGTTTGGAGCTTATGCCGAAAGTTTAGTCGACGATATGATGTTTTTGCAAGCTGCTTTCCGTATGTGTAACCGCAATCCGCTTGGCTCTGCTGCCGGATACGGATCTTCTTTTCCTTTGGATCGGAAAATGACTACTCGTTTGCTCGGCTTTGATTCACTTAATTACAATGTTGTTTATGCGCAAATGGGGCGTGGCAAGATGGAGCGTAACGTAGCTTTTTCGTTAGCCAGCATTGCAGGTACAGTCTCAAAATTAGCTTTTGATGCTTGCCTGTTCAATAGCCAGAATTTTGCATTTGTGAAACTGCCTGATGAGTGTACCACCGGATCGAGCATTATGCCTCATAAGAAAAACCCCGATGTCTTTGAGTTGACCCGTGCCAAGTGCAACAAACTTCAATCTCTTCCTCAGCAAATAATGATGATTGCTAATAATCTGCCTTCCGGCTATTTTCGTGATTTACAGATTATTAAGGAAGTGTTTCTTCCTGCTTTTCAGGAGTTGAAAGATTGTTTGCAGATGACTACTTATATTATGAACGAGATACATGTAAATGAGCATATCCTTGACGATGATCGTTACTTGCTTATTTTTAGTGTAGAAGAGGTTAATCGACTGGCACGTGAGGGCATGCCTTTTCGTGACGCTTATAAAAAAGTAGGCCTTGATATTGAAGCCGGTAAATTCTCGCACAATAAACAAGTACATCATACTCATGAGGGGAGTATAGGCAATTTGTGCAACAATGAAATCTCTGAATTAATGCAGCAAGTTGTAGCGGGTTTCAATTTTCATACGATGGCGGATGCTGAGCGTTCTTTGCTTGGCCGATAA
- a CDS encoding SRPBCC family protein, translating into MNQFESSVKVIPYGQELVYAKLSDLTNLESMKDRIPVDKVKDLNFDADTLSFNVAPVGSITLKVIERDPCKCIKFETTQSPIPFNLWVQLVSSAENECKMKLTVRIDINPFMKGMIQKPLQEGLDKMADMLAMIQY; encoded by the coding sequence ATGAATCAATTTGAGAGTAGTGTTAAAGTGATACCATACGGCCAGGAATTGGTCTACGCCAAACTTTCAGATCTTACTAATTTGGAATCGATGAAAGATCGAATCCCTGTAGATAAAGTTAAGGATTTGAATTTTGATGCTGACACATTGAGCTTTAATGTAGCTCCTGTTGGCTCTATTACATTAAAAGTAATAGAGCGAGATCCCTGTAAATGCATTAAATTTGAAACAACTCAATCTCCTATACCTTTTAACTTGTGGGTACAGCTAGTCTCTTCTGCTGAAAACGAATGTAAAATGAAACTTACTGTTCGCATAGATATTAATCCTTTTATGAAAGGGATGATACAAAAGCCATTGCAAGAGGGGCTGGATAAAATGGCTGATATGCTTGCAATGATACAATATTAA
- the pyrE gene encoding orotate phosphoribosyltransferase has protein sequence MKTLERLFAEKLLKIKAIKLQPANPFTWASGWKSPFYCDNRKTLSYPSLRNFVKIEITRLILERFGQVDAIAGVATGAIPQGALVADVLNLPFVYVRSTPKDHGLENLIEGELRPGMKVVVVEDLVSTGGSSLKAVEAIRRDGCEVIGMIASFTYGFDVAIKAFKDAKVPLLTLTNYDAVIEAALRTEYIDEPDVAVLEEWRKDPSHWEPEK, from the coding sequence ATGAAAACGTTAGAGAGATTATTTGCAGAGAAGTTGCTGAAGATAAAGGCTATTAAACTTCAACCGGCTAATCCGTTTACATGGGCTTCAGGATGGAAATCGCCGTTTTATTGCGATAACCGTAAAACACTTTCCTATCCTTCTCTTCGTAATTTTGTGAAAATTGAAATTACCCGCCTGATTTTGGAACGATTTGGTCAGGTGGATGCTATAGCTGGTGTTGCTACCGGAGCTATCCCGCAGGGAGCTTTAGTTGCTGATGTGTTAAATCTACCTTTTGTCTATGTCCGTTCTACCCCTAAAGATCATGGATTAGAAAACCTTATTGAAGGAGAACTTCGTCCGGGTATGAAGGTTGTGGTTGTTGAAGATCTTGTTTCAACAGGCGGAAGTAGTTTGAAAGCGGTGGAAGCTATCAGACGTGATGGTTGCGAAGTCATTGGAATGATTGCATCTTTTACTTATGGATTCGATGTTGCGATAAAAGCATTCAAAGATGCTAAAGTCCCTTTGCTGACTTTAACAAACTATGACGCGGTGATTGAAGCAGCTCTTCGAACGGAGTATATAGATGAACCCGATGTTGCAGTGCTTGAAGAGTGGCGAAAGGACCCATCACATTGGGAACCAGAGAAATAA
- a CDS encoding regulatory protein RecX, translating into MNTLTEQEALSRLAFYCSTAEHCRSEINDKLHKWGIESDAIERILNRLETEKYIDDERYCRSFVNDKFHFAKWGKMKISQALYQKKIPSTMISEYLCNIDEEQYLITLRHLLNTKSKNIRAKNSYDLKAKLIRFGISRGFEMKDIRRCIDLSDMQEWE; encoded by the coding sequence GCCTTAAGCCGCTTGGCCTTTTATTGCTCTACTGCTGAACATTGTCGTTCGGAAATAAATGATAAATTGCATAAATGGGGAATTGAGAGCGATGCTATAGAACGAATACTAAATCGCCTTGAAACGGAGAAGTACATTGATGATGAACGCTATTGCCGTTCCTTTGTGAATGATAAATTTCATTTTGCTAAGTGGGGGAAGATGAAAATATCACAAGCATTGTACCAAAAGAAGATTCCATCAACTATGATTTCGGAATATTTATGTAATATAGATGAGGAACAATATCTTATTACTTTGCGGCATTTACTAAACACAAAAAGTAAAAATATTCGTGCAAAAAACAGTTACGATCTTAAGGCTAAATTGATTCGTTTTGGTATAAGTCGGGGATTTGAGATGAAAGATATTAGACGTTGCATCGACTTATCTGACATGCAAGAATGGGAATAA